Part of the Vigna radiata var. radiata cultivar VC1973A chromosome 11, Vradiata_ver6, whole genome shotgun sequence genome is shown below.
AGTAATTATGCATTATGATTTCCCAGGAAACATGTGCCCTccttttcataatatattaatagagagagagaagagaagaagaaaacactATACAACAAgtttctattaatttatttcacaaatcaagaacgatatcgggtccTTGAATATAATACTTATTTTCGTCCTCATTCATTTGCTTAGGAAGATATGGATTTATGACTTTCTGAATTGATTTACAAGAAATCTCAGCAAAGATCTTATCTCTTTTTCGTTTAGAACTTTTTACTGTAATAAATAAACANATGATGATATGAATGGtctgaaaataattatttacgaCCATTTCCTAGGCTAGCTTAAATAGAAACAATAGTTAGGTAACTAAAGTGACCACTACTGATTTTATGATTGTTTGTCCAAGAGTCGGCGATCGAAGACTATAGCAGCATCCTTATCACCACGACCACTGCAGTTCACAACCACTTTAGTAGCATCACACAGTGTGGGAGCCAATTTATCTAAGATACCCAATGCATGTGCCGCCTCCAGGGATGGAAATATTCCCTCTAATTTGCATAACTTTTCGTAAGCTGCACGTTATGTCAGTTAATCAGTTATTATGTTTTTCACAACTCAAATAGTAAGAAGCGAAAGTAATACCATCAAGAGCTTCTTCGTCAGTTGCAGCAAAGAATTCAGCTCTCCCACTTTCTTTCAAAAAGCTTAACTCTGGACCAACTCCTGGATATTCCATCCTGCAAGTTCATATCAAATGTTTAAGCGACCAGAGAAACAtatcatcaaatattaaataattaattatactgACCCAGCAGCAATGGAATGTGGATGGATAATCTGCCCATGTTCGTCTTGTAGTAAATAGCTCATGGCTCCATGGTANACNCCAACTTCTCCTTTNGTCAACGTTGAAGAATGTTTGCCANTATCAAGTCCCAAACCTCCACCTTCAACTCCAATCAACCTNACATCTTCATCTCCTACAAACTCATGAAACAGACCCAAAGCGTTTGATCCTGTCCCCACGCAAGCCACCAGAACATCTGGCTTCCCTCCCCACTTTTCCAATGCTTGCATCCTCGTTTCCTTCCCTATCACCGACTCAAACTCCCGAACCATGCTCGGCAATGGGTGTGGTCCCACCGCCGAACCCGTCAGGTGGTATTTATTCTCCAAATCCCCCACCCAACACCGAAACGCNTCCGATGCTGCATCTCTGAACCCTCCATCAACTGCTTCAACCTATGCATCCACAAACCATCCATTACTAATTGCTTCTTTTCACACGCACatgtttcttaaaaaaaaaaaaaaaaaacagagaaaatggCTTATACCTGAGCTCCTAGCAGCTTCATCAACCGCACGTTAGAATACTGTCTTTCGATGTCTTTGGCGGCCATGAAAACCGTGCAGTCCAAAGCGAGTTTTGCGCATGCTGCAGCCGTTGCAAGGCCGTGTTGTCCAGAGCCAGTGGCGGTGACCACGCTTTTGCAACCCATCCGTTTAGCAATCATGGCTTGAGCAAGAGCGTTGTTCATCTTGTGAGAGCCACCGTGGTTGAGGTCCTCTCTCTTTAAGTATATATCAGGCCCTTTCCCGTTGTTGATGCTCTTATAATACTCAGACAATCGCTTTGCGTGATACAGAGGTGTTTCTCTCCCAGCATAGTCTCTTAACGCCTCCGCTAGCTCTGCCTGTGGGAACAACCATTTAAGCTTTTAATTAATGGCTTTCAAGTGTTCTGTACTAAcaatattaaacaattataaacagTGAATTTGGGTAATTAATTAACCTGAAAGGCATCGTCGGCCATGGATTTTTTGAACTGAGCTTCGAGGTGGGTCAAAAAGGCTACAATTGTTTCAGGAACAAATTTGCCTCCAAACCTACCGAACTTTCCCTCGGTAGAGTGGGAAGGAATTTTGTCCATAGAGGGTGTTGGAGAGGGGACGTAGGTAATGTTGAAGTGAGGGAGCTTAGTTTGGTGAGTGACCACAGCTTGAGCCACCACAGAGGCAGCGCGCTCTTTCTGATCTACCAACTTTTTAGTTTTGGAATGGCAGCTGATGAGTGTCCCTTGGAGTTTGCAAGCCATAACAATATTATGTTCTTTCTGTTAAACTCagaaatgagagagagagagagagagagagagagagagagagagagagtcgTGTTTGGTTGCAAGAATGTCTCCTGAGAGGCTATCTTTATAGTGTGCATGGTTTAACGTCATTTTGTTTCAACACGGGGCGTTGAATCATTATTGTCcttgaaaacaaaacatttggacacataaatattttaaacgtGTTTGGAGACGTTATCCTCTCTCCGGACAACAGAAACAAGTTCAAATCTCAACCCCCACCAAACACTTATCCTCATTCACGTCCTACTTACCTTAAATTTGTACCAGTTCCTTAATTTGAAGGAAGATTATCCTTTTGAACACTGACAATcgttttgtgaaaaaaatactgtaattaaaaaaatataactttttaattgttgaaaaatataaaataaaataagaaaaaagaaaccatgaaagtttattttaaacaaatatattttaacaatgggataccatttaataatatgtaaaagatatttaataataaaaaaatacatgtaaatGAATTCTGAGTGAAATAAGTAATAaagtaatttcttaattaagaagagtaatcaataattttctttttcaattaaaaaattatagataaaatagtTTTGAGTCTCGTAATATCATTaccctttattttaatttgtatacatttaactttttcttctttcaaataaCCTTTCTGAGACTCAAAAGATGCTATTTTTACTTGAGTTGAAAAGTATGAAATCGTacgttattaataataattagtaaaaatttaaagttgttatctatttatgtttttttaatagacGTTTATCCATTTAGAATCAACTGAAtgctaaatataatttaatatttcatcggtatatacttaaaattatatttttagtataaggTGGAGGTGTATTAGAATGAATgaaatccatttttttaataaacatctTTTCGGTTATGTGAGTAGGTAGAACATTAGTTATGcttaaaatttagtaaaattgtGATAGTTCTTCGTGTTCTTTTAAGTATCGTatactatttttgtttaaaaatattatacaagctttttatttatcatcattatttttattgtcaaaaaattagaTGTAATTGCTTTAAACAAAGTTGAACTAATGATGTTGAGATCAATGTCACAGTAATGATATCTaagtaactaataataatatcttaattaattgatattagaaaaaaataataattaaaatataaacctGGCCTTTTTCTGCCCTCTTCATGTCGTGATTCTCTCATGTGACACATGAGTGTAGAGGACATCTTATAACAACAACATCTCTCGTTCTATGAAACATatctaacaaattatatttactttctttaaaaagaaattcattagATCAAGAACGAAGTTGATTCAGtaaagaaaaaactattattattttttaaatgaaaaaataaaaaaatttcaaaaaatatttttgaaacaatgtCCACCAAAGTATTCCATCTCTAATTCGACTAACCTCTTGTACTTTCCATCTCATCTCCAtcactgtaatttttttaataaagaaaaacaaacgaaggggaagaaaaaaaaaagaaaaattaatgatatgttaatatatatatatatatttttataaggcttaataccttccttggtcctcgtatttgtgtaaaaatctcagttcggtcctcaacttttgaactgtctcaattgggtcataatttttgtaaaaatacacacattttaccccaaacGTTAACGgatctcaaacgacgttaagtttaATTGACGTgatatgctgacgtgttggcttaatcccttcttggtcctcgtatttgtgtgaaaatctcagttcggtcctcaagttttgaactgtctcagttgggtcataatttttgtaaaaatgcgcacattttaccccaatcgctaactgatctcactgtgcaacaattatcttctgctataagtggaataaatagcttaaaggctggtgatgaacctataggttaccaagttggcaTTGGCAGAAAAAGTTGTGAGACTGATTAcactggttacgcgagtttccagtgactttattttttgagccgacgagataatctgtgtaaaatccctgattctcagataaatgaataaaatccctaattcaaataaactaaataataggcattgtgccacgtgacacactgcttattttaaaaaataattcatataattaaataatacacgttaGCATGTCCTCTAGCTATCAGGTCAGTTAAACTTAAggtcgtttgagatcagttaatgattggggtaaaatgtgtgcatttttacaaaaattatgacccaattgagacagttcaaaacttgaggaccgaactgagattttcacgcaaatacgaggaccaagaaagGATTAAGCCAACACATCAGCAtgccacgtcagctaaacttaacgccggttgagatcagttaacggttggggtaaaatatGTGCatctttacaaaaattatgacccaattgagacaattcaaaacttaaGGATCAGATTATCACACAAATACAAAGATCAAGgaaggtattaagcctttttataatattttgatataatatgtCATCTTTTTAATGAGTTcgttaatataataataaattaatttaaaaatggacGACTAAGAGAAAACATTGATGATATAACGGGACGTGGAATCACTATTGTtctagaaaacaaaacatttggacccataaatattttaaacgtGTTTGGAGACAAGAATTgcgttttcatttttttcacgTTATCCTCTCTCGATAGAAACAAGTTCAAATCTCAAccccccaccaccaccacacacTTATTCACATCCCACTAACCTTAAATTTGTACTATTTCCTTTAAATtcaagtaatattattttttttaacactggCAACCTTTTTTGTGAgaaaaatatagtaattaaaaaaataatttttttgaattgttgaaaaataaaataaaataaaataacgagGGTAAAGTgattatagaaaaaagaaaaaacgtgTAGTTTAACAATGGGATACCGTTtcataatttgtaaaaaagagAATGCACTTTATGGTGACTCTTTAACGactataacatattttttcttccCTCATAATTATAGAAAGATATACTGTGATTTTGGTGAAAAAAATAGTTGCAATGATTTCTAGAGAGAATTGAAAGAGTCTTTTATCCAATGTTTTTAAGCTCCACTTAGCCTAATATTAAGCTAAGGTTATAAATTATgtacttattttataaattagaaaactaTTATTTCGTtttggataaataaaatttatttaaaaataactaaaacataaatagatgagataaaatatttttaaaaaatataaaagtttaaaataaaaaaaatataaataataataataaataatagaaaaaaagtaatgaaaaaatatacaaaataaaagcaataaaataaaaaacgtacctaaaatcataaaataggagaagaattcaaattaaagataTGATTAGAAAACCAtttaatactataaaataagttttgtttaattttcgGTAGAATAATTGTTTCTATGGCCATAATATTATGTAGCCCTCTCAGCATAAGAATTATTCATAAAGTGATATTAgtttctttgaatatttttcaCAACCAGAAGCagtcatatataattatattgttcAGAAAAGAAATTAGAACTAGTTTACTCCCAGATTTACATTTGTTACCCCACTGGTCcaaagaaattgttttcacaCCTTTAGGGCCTTCATCATTCATTCTTGCACTCCATTTGGGCCAAGCCCATCCATTTGAGACCATTAATTTCGTGACACCATGGGGAGCGGGAACGGATGAACCGGGAAAGGGAAGATCGAAGTCCTTGGGGTTTTAGACGAAATCCCATCCTAAGGAGAGGAACTCATTCTCGTTCTATTTTCCATTCGAACAGAGAGCAACGAAAATCAGCGGAAGCAAGAAGAAGATTCGGACAGGGCATTGCAAAGGTAATTCTTCTACTCCCTGTCATTGGAACTTCCACTGAGAGAGATGAATTAAGCAGTCAATAGTTTCGTATTACTCTCTATAATTTTGCGATCTGTGATCATtaagaaacaaacaaacaagtaAATAATTAAGGAAAACGATGAGGGATAGGGATTAGCTCCGTTTATTGCTTGGATCACTCACGGCTTCGGCCTCCATCACAATACCTGGAGTCACTGGGGAAGGAGTAACGGTAGGAGTGACGTCGCCGGTGCCGTGGTTATCACTATCCGACGGTGGAAGGTCTCGGCGCGAGAGGCAGGCGGAGGTTGCCGGTAGCATTAGTGACGTTTGGTCACGGCACGGCCGGTAGCATTATAATAGTTTGTTTCTgacataattcattttttataattctaatCGTGATTACTAGCATGATCCCAAATGCCCAAGGCGCCAAGCTGTAAGGTAAAAGATTGATACGATCAACTTTAATTTGTGATAAGTTTAGTTTTGTTTAtgagtaaattttatttaaaagtaaattatgtattttaaattgtcaatcataaaaaagaagaagttataactaaataaaagaaaaagtttccTTGGACATGTTTAGATTGAGCATAGTGAGAAGGAGCTCGAATAAGGTTGCACATAACAGAATGCATGCTGAAGTCGTGACGTAGAGAAAGATTCTGaatgaataattgaaatttctTATTCTACCTGTGTTTATTTCAAATCATATAATCTGTCCTCTTTCTATGTAATAAAAAACCCTCGCGTGAACGTTTGTTCCTATGGTCTTCTTCGATCAATTGGAACCTACCCCAATCCATTCCTTTGGCCTTATGCAGGGAAGAAGAGGCAGTAGGGTTGTGTGTTCACAAAAAATTAGAGAGCCACAAAGCCAGAGACCTACTTCTTCTACTTCATTTCCTAAAGAGTCTGCTTTCCATCTTCTTCAATGTCAACATAGTCATTTCAACAACGATTGAACGTGCTGTAGTTAAGCTTTTATGTTTTAACCCGTATCATCCTATCTTCTTTTTAGCATTATGTGGGGGAAGAAAAGCGAttactgcattttttttttcgtttgaaaaagaaatcatatttcTATGTTTTCTTTGACTAACCTTTTTTGAGTGTAGTAGTACTACACTAGTGCTGATTTTGATCgctgattgtttttttttttttcattctaaacCAAAAACTATGTTTCATGACATATTGTATGATATTAAATGAAGTGGAGGTTCTTTGGGGAACAAATCAGAGATGGTTCTTCTTAAAGACATTGTGCCTGCAGCTCAGAACAACATAGACACTAAGTTTATAGTTTTGGAGAAAGGCAGCACAACGGTAGAAGGGAAGAATAGGATATGCTTGACTCTTGTAGCTGATGAGACAGCGGCAGTTCATCTTCAGCTTTGGGGAGACGAATGCGATGCTTTTGATTCAGGCGATATTATTCATTTGACCAAAGGAATTTTTTCCTACCAGCATGGTAATCTTATACTCAGGGCAGGCAAGAGAGGGAAGCTAGAGAAGATAGGAGAGTTTACCATGTCCTATGTTGAGGTACCGAACATGAGTGAGATTCATTGGATTCCTGACCCAAgtaattctaaaaattatatcCAAGACTATATAATATCTCCCCAATCACGCATCTTCCCTTCAATTCCATAGAGGGATGTGCTCTTATACTTGCCACAATTTTTTTCAGACTAAGGTTTTCAacatattttagataaaaaatatagcTTTTATTTAAGTACTTCTGTTTATTATGATAGGAGGACAACgttcttttttctatttattgtatCATTTGGTGGTTGATGTGATGGAAGACAATTTTTAGATGAAAAATTGCTGACAACCGCATCAAAAGGATGTTTTCAAGTGTTTTCCTACAGGTGATCCTGATCTGGTTCAAAGAGCAGTTTGCGTGGTTTCAATTTCAGCCAGGATCAAAGTGACGTTTTAAGAATTTATTCAAATAGTTTTAGACATATTCattcatttatgatttttttttgtttaattttaactgATAACTTACATTGTCATTCACTTATGATTCAATTTCTTATAATCATTATAAATggaatcattttcattttaaattgtttaaatcatttagattttctttattttaatagattctagttaattatgttttcattattttgcttcaatttatttatcattttttcttgttatttaaattttcattattttgtttcagtttatttatcactcttttatttttataattattaatttgttcctcttttatatacatttttttgaGATATGTTTAGTAATAGATACATTCTTATAATTGTGTCATTGTGATATTTCCACATGAAATAGATATACTactatatttggtttaattaacttgttaaattttgattaatattttgtgcaaccaaaatgttattttcaaataatgtcATTGTAGGGGACAGAATTGTGTTGCGTCACATTGTCTaaaatcattatctttttctctttgaatttattttataaaattaaatacaaaaaatatataatatattttgttatgtgGTAGTCTCAAACCATTCTTGCATAAACTTTTGGGCACAGTATGATGATAGAGTGGTAGTGCATGTTTAAAGGAATTTATTAGAAAAGACTTAGTAGCTACGTGTGTCTATTAGCGACCTACCTTTATTGGGAATCCACCTGTCATTGTTGAATGGTGCATGGCAAGATCTTAAAAAGGCGAACTACAATTTTATCATCCCAAAATCGAAAACACCTtcaagagaataaaaatattgcAAAAGATGAGGAAAGTAGCAACTAAAGAACCCAACCTAATCCAAGATATTTTATCCAACTTCCTCAACTGAAATCCAGATATTTTATCTCTGAAAGTATACAGTGCTAACGGAACACattttcaaataaagaaaaattgtagTACTCGAAATATAATCCATCAAACATAttaatccaaattaaaaaaaaaaaagttcttaaaagttgtattaatatatttatgagcTAAAATGATagtaagtttttctttttacttctagttttaaagactaaaaatttTCAGCAACATAagattttacaaagaaaaatatacaaaatgtaGTGCAAAATTTACCAATATTGTTTTGCTACATTAAGTTTTACAAAATAAGAGTTACTAGAAGCAATTTTCCCCACCATGATGCACCTTACGAGAAGCAATTTGCTGAAgtcattaaaatatatcaaaatttatttgaaactgGTGAGTTTTAAGGTGCCATGCTTAATAATTGTTATAGACCAATAGATTATAATAAGCTCTCTCAGGTGAAACTGTTATACAAAGGAAatagaccaaattataataaataaaataaaaaattacaatagtGAGCTATCTCCGACTATTATcccatattttcttctttctttcctctGCTACCCAAGTGGCCTTGCATTTAAGTGTGCCTCTTTGTACACGTAAGCTCCAGGTTAATAAAACAAACTCTGGTTGTGCTGAAAGCTTTcaagtaaaagttaaaataagatTACATCACTACATTCCTGGCTATTGTAGAATTTGGTTGATGATATTTActagaagaaaattgaaatgcaTAGAGAGAAATTCAAAGTTGAAACCCAGAAATCGCAATCATGTGGGATTTCCCTGCTGCTTTGTACTTCAATCCAAAAATTAGCTATTTAAGCTGATATCAAACATCATATAAAACAAAAGCCTTGTCATGCCTATGACCTCGTTCTATGTCCATCTTGTACGGGACAGATTACTAGACACATTCCCAATGAAAAGATCATATTTACAAAGACTCGGTTAAAATGTGGTCTGCTCTACAAGACCAAGCATATCTAATGCTTCCATTTTTTCATTGCAATGTCAAGAGACAAATGACTGtacatatacatacattaaAGATGCTAAGTAAAAGAAAGGAGAGGAATGAGGGGGCAAAATGGACATGGATCTCTGGCAAGTTTCTATTATGTGCAgattatatacaatatttacTACTTCCTCGTGATTTACCAGAAAGGACACCACCTGAAACAAGTAGAGAAATCAGAAATTCAGAAGTCATAATGTGAAGAAGACATAAAGGTTTATAATCTATAGTAAGCCAACTATTTTAAAAGCTTAAGCTGTTAGGTAATTACACAAGGTTTTATATCACAATTCTAGCTTGCCTTCCCACACAAGAGCCTAATAATTGATGGAAAACTTCTAAGTTAAGAGACCATACCCTACATAATTTTGGCACAGATTTTCATGTGAGGAAGCTTGGATAATTAACTTTTGAACTTGCAACTTAACAGATAAAGCATGATCAACTTCCCGAGTGTCTCCAGAAATTAAGCTACTATGGTCTGCAGCATGCTGAAGGGAGTTGTTTGACActgaagaagaagttgaaaaatcCCGGCCAGTAAGCTTATTACTCATGCGAGCCATGACAACCACAGCACGCTCATTCAGAACCTCGTTGGCATCACCAAGCTGGTTAACAGCCTATATGCAAAGGTATATAAAATGAGCATCATTAATCAAAAAGCAAGCAACAAAATAATATGGTATGAAGATACCTGTAGAAGTTCCCTTTCACGGGCACCACGCTGAGGGTGGGGAAGCTCTCTATTTGGAGCAGATTCCTCAGTATTTACAACAGGAGGTGCATGATTGCTAGTAAGCATAGACATTTGTGGAACttcattgaaattaaaaagacgCCAATTTATGAGAGGATCGTGTACAAAGGCCTGAATACCGGAAGAAGAAATAAtccattatttattataaaaactctCAACAAGCAAACATAACATTGTGAAAAGTTAATGCTGTAATAAGGGgaaaatcttcctaattagagaaaatatccataaaatcttcctaattagagaaaatatttgtaagatcttttagattatttttcagtatattgttgtcttattttccttttttagaaTATTAGATTGTTACAATCAGAGGTAAGGAGAATGtaataaacataaatgataataataaaattcattctcttttcaagatggtatcagagctccctATCCGTTTCCGCTGCAACAATAGCCAAC
Proteins encoded:
- the LOC106777216 gene encoding SOSS complex subunit B homolog, yielding MVLLKDIVPAAQNNIDTKFIVLEKGSTTVEGKNRICLTLVADETAAVHLQLWGDECDAFDSGDIIHLTKGIFSYQHGNLILRAGKRGKLEKIGEFTMSYVEVPNMSEIHWIPDPSNSKNYIQDYIISPQSRIFPSIP
- the LOC106777267 gene encoding tryptophan synthase beta chain 1-like, whose amino-acid sequence is MACKLQGTLISCHSKTKKLVDQKERAASVVAQAVVTHQTKLPHFNITYVPSPTPSMDKIPSHSTEGKFGRFGGKFVPETIVAFLTHLEAQFKKSMADDAFQAELAEALRDYAGRETPLYHAKRLSEYYKSINNGKGPDIYLKREDLNHGGSHKMNNALAQAMIAKRMGCKSVVTATGSGQHGLATAAACAKLALDCTVFMAAKDIERQYSNVRLMKLLGAQVEAVDGGFRDAASXAFRCWVGDLENKYHLTGSAVGPHPLPSMVREFESVIGKETRMQALEKWGGKPDVLVACVGTGSNALGLFHEFVGDEDVRLIGVEGGGLGLDXGKHSSTLTKGEVGVYHGAMSYLLQDEHGQIIHPHSIAAGMEYPGVGPELSFLKESGRAEFFAATDEEALDAYEKLCKLEGIFPSLEAAHALGILDKLAPTLCDATKVVVNCSGRGDKDAAIVFDRRLLDKQS